One genomic window of Amphiura filiformis chromosome 3, Afil_fr2py, whole genome shotgun sequence includes the following:
- the LOC140149309 gene encoding uncharacterized protein translates to MEVGLANRLHTGNVFRRSTPIVNKTAGLLAQGPEPPDPTISQLTLFILWIIALSIWVFRMVNVRSPLSFSAVGTEEKDVESDEVSEKDNNRDQHSSTHPIQRKDGSKGSASDAENENYKENEEHKTPNGDVADSTKVISKSISQNETKFSKEPPATGDSNKPTQFSKVQPPPTLDNFLKYSALLGLIMMFYYVCDYYHQWPRGEREYSRDTFGFMCVMLVAVAAVFTIKTTPDKLINRDQTEEWKGWMQVGFVWYHYFAAKETYNYIRLFIACYVWMTGFGNFSFFWVRKDFSLWRMFKMLFRLNFLVTITMFATNNQYMLYYICAMHTYWFFSVYFFMVIFQSWNENPLRMTIKFACYFVANLIIFDTPARDVIFKPLWLILSYDDSMHEWVFRAGLDHYAALIGMICAYHYPNYERFMNYLDKRHLNRHDYLLTLGIKLFTSGLFLAAVIIWFRHLMWRDKYDYNVYHPYTSWVPILAYIYFRNLFPILRTHYLDLFAWLGKVTLETYISQLHIYMQDGAKALIVYIPGYPLLNFALASVIYLLASYWLFHITMTFSAFLIPKDHKKLGVNIVVGVVIIGVCVCLAVVVREIGVL, encoded by the exons ATGGAAGTTGGGCTAGCTAATCGCTTGCACACAGGCAACGTATTTAGAAGAAGTACTCCTATAGTGAACAAGACGGCAGGATTGTTGGCTCAAGGACCTGAACCTCCTGACCCAACCATATCTCAACTGACTCTCTTCATATTGTGGATCATTGCACTTTCTATATGGGTGTTCCGCATGGTCAACGTTAGAAGTCCATTGTCATTTAGTGCGGTTGGAACAGAGGAGAAAGATGTAGAGTCAGATGAGGTTTCAGAAAAGGACAACAACAGAGATCAGCACTCAAGTACTCATCCTATTCAGAGAAAAGATGGCTCAAAAGGCTCAGCTAGTGATGCGGAAAATGAAAATTACAAGGAAAATGAAGAACACAAAACACCCAATGGTGATGTAGCAGACAGTACTAAAGTTATATCAAAAAGCATCAGTCAAAATGAAACAAAGTTTTCAAAGGAACCTCCTGCTACTGGCGATAGCAACAAACCAACTCAATTCTCTAAAGTACAACCGCCACCAACTCTGGACAACTTTTTGAAGTATTCTGCCTTGTTAGGTTTAATCATGATGTTTTACTATGTGTGTGATTACTACCATCAGTGGCCTAGAGGAGAGAGGGAATATTCAAGGGATACATTTGGGTTTATGTGTGTTATGTTAGTAGCAGTAGCTGCCGTGTTTACCATCAAGACAACGCCGGATAAGCTTATCAACAG GGACCAGACTGAGGAGTGGAAAGGCTGGATGCAAGTGGGTTTTGTGTGGTATCACTACTTTGCTGCCAAGGAAACTTACAATTACATCCGACTCTTTATTGCTTGCTATGTCTGGATGACTGGCTTTG GTAACTTTTCTTTCTTCTGGGTACGTAAAGATTTCTCTCTATGGCGAATGTTCAAGATGTTATTCCGTCTCAACTTTCTTGTTACAATCACCATGTTTGCTACCAACAACCAGTATATGCTATACTACATCTGTGCAATGCACACCTATTGGTTTTTCTCTGTGTATTTCTTCATGGTAATCTTCCAGTCTTGGAACGAGAATCCATTACGCATGACCATCAAGTTTGCCTGCTACTTTGTGGCAAATCTCATCATCTTTGACACACCTGCACGTGATGTTATCTTCAAGCCACTCTGGTTAATATTGTCATATGATGATTCAATGCATGAATGGGTGTTTAGAGCAGGCTTGGATCATTATGCTGCTTTGATTGGAATGATATGCGCATATCATTACCCAAATTATGAGCGTTTCATGAACTACCTGGATAAGCGTCATCTTAATCGTCATGATTACCTTCTAACTCTTGGAATCAAGTTATTTACATCGGGTTTGTTCCTAGCTGCAGTTATAATTTGGTTCCGTCACCTCATGTGGCGTGATAAATACGATTATAACGTTTACCACCCGTACACGTCATGGGTTCCTATTTTAGCGTATATATACTTTCGTAACTTATTTCCTATACTACGTACACATTATTTAGATCTTTTTGCGTGGTTGGGAAAAGTCACCTTAGAAACATACATATCACAATTGCATATTTACATGCAAGATGGTGCTAAAGCATTAATAGTTTACATTCCAGGGTATCCATTGCTGAATTTTGCCTTAGCAAGCGTCATCTATTTATTGGCCTCATACTGGTTATTTCATATAACTATGACATTCAGTGCCTTCTTAATACCCAAGGATCACAAAAAACTTGGTGTGAATATAGTGGTAGGGGTAGTGATAATAGGTGTATGTGTATGTTTGGCTGTTGTGGTCAGGGAAATTGGTGTCTTATAA